From a region of the Teredinibacter turnerae genome:
- a CDS encoding CheR family methyltransferase has protein sequence MIWSLQAAPDLTDKQFAQWSKLLEDRAGICLSDQQRVFLQTQVTMRMRELGQTDYSQYYNRVVDGVSGMIEWAVLIDRLVVKETSFFRHRPSIDFVRGYLQNQINNKTLKDSFDIWSVGCSSGEEPYTLSMVLNDCFSLAQLDPYYGVIATDISRAALGIARSGVYPQRKVEMLEPHVRQRYFKQLENGRYQIDPELKQRVCFNHANVLNINEMPGIDQNVIFCQNLLIYFRRWLRHEIMNAFVDHLKPGGVLVVGLGEVVDWSHPDMVRAPVDDVQAYIRKAAV, from the coding sequence ATGATTTGGTCACTTCAGGCAGCGCCGGACCTCACTGACAAACAGTTTGCGCAATGGAGCAAACTGCTGGAGGACCGTGCAGGTATTTGCTTGAGCGATCAGCAGCGGGTATTTCTGCAAACTCAGGTCACCATGCGTATGCGTGAGCTGGGGCAGACAGATTATTCACAGTACTACAACCGTGTAGTGGATGGTGTTTCCGGGATGATCGAGTGGGCGGTGCTCATTGATCGTCTGGTCGTGAAAGAGACCAGCTTTTTCCGTCATCGCCCCTCTATCGACTTTGTGCGCGGTTATTTGCAAAACCAGATAAACAACAAAACCCTCAAGGATTCGTTTGATATCTGGAGTGTTGGCTGCTCCTCTGGTGAAGAGCCCTATACGCTGAGCATGGTGCTAAACGACTGCTTTAGCCTGGCGCAACTCGACCCGTATTACGGCGTGATTGCAACAGATATCAGCCGTGCCGCGTTGGGAATTGCGCGTTCGGGTGTTTATCCTCAGCGCAAGGTGGAAATGCTGGAACCCCATGTTCGTCAGCGCTATTTCAAACAGCTTGAAAATGGCCGCTACCAAATAGACCCGGAGCTAAAGCAGCGGGTATGTTTCAACCATGCGAATGTGCTCAACATCAACGAAATGCCGGGTATCGACCAGAATGTGATTTTTTGCCAGAACCTGTTGATCTATTTTCGCCGTTGGTTGCGACACGAAATTATGAACGCCTTTGTCGATCATCTAAAACCAGGCGGTGTTCTGGTGGTTGGGCTTGGCGAGGTTGTCGACTGGTCGCACCCGGACATGGTGCGCGCGCCGGTGGACGACGTCCAGGCGTATATTCGAAAAGCAGCAGTTTAG
- a CDS encoding methyl-accepting chemotaxis protein, giving the protein MKSDSEGLLARAKTNPVLAILITGLVVLTGLIGLIIYELFSYAQRDQQYLQQASDLRASSFRLASLSRDATAGREEAFGDLKEVVSSMERSWSQLQSADPQTRIVLAEPLAAFNGVWTRVKQNIQVITENEDTIIFLHDVATTLNESLPELQAEHNNIVEILLENRAPADQVSVAQMQSWRAERIGRNVDKMLRGGEDADRAADQFNLDASLFGKVLEGMKNGDVAMSISRVTDPEAISSLEEISELFEFVSGSVREIFEAAPALFRARQATTSVLDDGPLILQTLGALSDAIVQLPSKRSWNNNILLIVGAVWLLFLIGIGYSLIRATNRRAKETAETNERNQNAILRLLDELADLADGDLTTTATVTEDFTGAIADSINYTIDQLRVLVSRINETSERVVDGSKDTQQTALHLAEASEHQAQEIAGASAAVNEMAVTIDQVSANAAESAGVAERSVSIANNGAKVVQNTIRGMDTIREQIQDTSKRIKRLGESSQEIGDIVSLINDIADQTNILALNAAIQASMAGDAGRGFAVVADEVQRLAERSATATKQIESLVKTIQNDTNEAVISMEQTTAEVVRGARLAQDAGVALEEIEAVSASLAELIQNISNAARQQASSAGHISNTMNVIQEITSQTSAGTNATAAAIGNLSDLAVELRGSVSGFKLPDEMTEASGDDDDDYDMAMEDGAEMDVDDLDEEVVDLSLDDALDDDDPTLLHPLEEEDDENARV; this is encoded by the coding sequence ATGAAGAGTGATTCTGAGGGCCTGTTGGCCCGGGCCAAAACCAACCCGGTGCTGGCAATTCTGATAACCGGCCTGGTTGTATTGACCGGTCTGATCGGCCTGATTATCTATGAGCTGTTCTCCTATGCGCAGCGCGACCAGCAGTACCTGCAGCAGGCCAGTGACTTGCGTGCATCGTCCTTCCGGTTGGCGTCTCTGTCTCGAGATGCGACAGCGGGGCGCGAAGAGGCATTTGGCGACCTGAAGGAAGTTGTCTCCTCCATGGAGCGCTCCTGGAGCCAGTTGCAGTCTGCGGATCCGCAGACACGCATCGTGCTGGCGGAGCCGCTGGCGGCGTTTAACGGCGTATGGACCCGGGTGAAGCAGAACATCCAGGTTATCACCGAAAACGAAGACACGATTATCTTCCTGCACGATGTTGCGACTACCCTGAACGAATCGCTCCCAGAACTTCAGGCGGAACACAACAATATTGTAGAAATCCTCCTCGAGAACCGCGCACCGGCGGATCAGGTTTCTGTTGCTCAGATGCAGTCCTGGCGTGCTGAGCGCATCGGTCGAAACGTCGACAAGATGCTGCGCGGTGGTGAAGATGCGGACCGTGCAGCGGATCAGTTTAACTTGGACGCCAGTTTGTTCGGAAAGGTTCTCGAAGGGATGAAAAATGGCGATGTGGCCATGAGCATATCCCGGGTTACCGATCCTGAGGCAATCTCGTCGCTGGAAGAAATTTCTGAGTTGTTCGAGTTTGTAAGCGGCTCGGTACGTGAAATCTTCGAAGCGGCGCCTGCCCTGTTTCGCGCTCGACAGGCAACCACCAGTGTGCTGGATGACGGACCTCTGATTCTGCAAACGCTGGGTGCGCTTTCCGATGCAATCGTACAGCTGCCTAGCAAGCGCAGCTGGAATAACAATATTCTGCTGATTGTCGGCGCGGTCTGGCTGTTGTTCCTGATTGGTATTGGTTACTCGCTTATCCGTGCTACTAACCGCCGTGCGAAAGAAACCGCAGAAACCAACGAGCGGAACCAGAACGCGATTTTGCGACTGCTGGATGAACTGGCTGACCTTGCGGATGGTGACCTGACCACGACGGCAACAGTTACCGAAGATTTTACGGGCGCGATTGCGGACTCTATTAACTACACCATCGACCAGCTGCGGGTACTGGTTTCGCGCATTAACGAAACCTCCGAGCGGGTTGTGGACGGCTCTAAAGATACACAGCAAACAGCGCTGCATCTGGCTGAAGCTTCGGAGCACCAGGCGCAGGAAATCGCGGGAGCATCTGCGGCGGTGAACGAAATGGCGGTTACCATCGACCAGGTATCTGCAAACGCGGCCGAATCAGCCGGCGTTGCGGAGCGGTCGGTATCGATCGCGAACAACGGTGCAAAAGTGGTACAGAACACCATCCGCGGTATGGATACTATTCGTGAGCAGATTCAGGATACGTCGAAACGTATTAAACGACTGGGTGAATCTTCGCAGGAAATTGGTGACATCGTATCGTTGATTAATGACATTGCTGACCAGACCAACATTCTGGCACTTAACGCCGCGATCCAGGCGTCCATGGCTGGTGATGCGGGCCGCGGCTTTGCGGTGGTTGCGGATGAGGTTCAGCGCCTTGCGGAACGTTCCGCAACAGCAACCAAACAGATTGAATCGCTGGTTAAAACGATTCAGAACGATACCAACGAAGCGGTTATCTCGATGGAACAGACCACCGCCGAAGTGGTACGTGGAGCTCGCCTGGCACAAGATGCGGGTGTGGCACTGGAAGAAATCGAGGCAGTATCGGCCAGCTTGGCTGAATTGATTCAGAATATTTCGAACGCCGCTCGTCAGCAGGCCTCCTCTGCGGGCCACATCTCCAACACGATGAACGTGATTCAGGAAATTACCTCGCAAACGTCCGCCGGTACCAACGCAACCGCGGCGGCGATTGGTAACCTGTCCGATTTGGCGGTGGAACTGCGTGGTTCGGTATCGGGCTTCAAGCTGCCTGATGAAATGACCGAAGCCAGCGGCGACGACGATGACGATTACGATATGGCGATGGAAGACGGCGCCGAGATGGATGTGGATGATTTGGATGAAGAGGTTGTCGACCTTTCGCTGGACGATGCATTGGACGACGATGACCCTACGTTACTGCATCCGCTTGAAGAAGAAGACGACGAAAACGCGCGCGTTTAA
- a CDS encoding chemotaxis protein CheW codes for MSDSAFHVLANLAQRSRTSAAGLPARQDAAPRWSGIGFALLGQKFVAPMSHVSELMELPSATRLPGVQPWVIGLSNVRGRLLPLFDLALFFGGNMTSPKKHQRVLVLETDSLYSGIVVDRAFGMQHFTSDSYTQVDDGMPESLEGFVEGAYNDMHGEKWPVFSMARLAGDNRFTNAALV; via the coding sequence GTGAGTGATTCTGCTTTCCATGTGTTGGCTAACCTGGCACAGCGCAGTCGCACTTCTGCGGCGGGGCTGCCCGCCCGCCAGGACGCCGCTCCGCGCTGGAGCGGGATTGGCTTTGCGTTGTTGGGGCAAAAGTTTGTCGCACCAATGAGCCATGTGTCAGAACTTATGGAGCTTCCATCCGCTACCCGCTTGCCAGGGGTGCAGCCCTGGGTTATCGGTTTATCTAATGTCCGCGGTCGCTTGCTGCCGCTATTCGATCTCGCCCTGTTTTTTGGTGGCAACATGACCAGCCCCAAGAAGCACCAGCGGGTGCTGGTGTTGGAAACGGACTCGCTCTACAGCGGTATTGTTGTGGATAGGGCCTTCGGAATGCAGCACTTCACCTCGGATAGTTACACTCAAGTAGACGATGGTATGCCAGAAAGTCTGGAAGGCTTTGTTGAAGGCGCATATAACGATATGCACGGCGAGAAGTGGCCGGTATTCAGCATGGCCCGGCTGGCGGGTGACAATCGCTTTACAAACGCGGCGCTTGTATAG
- the pilH gene encoding twitching motility response regulator PilH, protein MAKVLIVDDSPTETYKLTGMLEKNGHSVITATNGEEGVATAKAELPDVILMDIVMPGLNGFQATRQLTKAAETGHIPVIIVTTKDQETDRVWGMRQGAKAYLTKPIDEKELFSTMEKVGV, encoded by the coding sequence ATGGCCAAAGTGCTGATTGTTGATGATTCACCAACCGAAACTTATAAACTCACCGGGATGTTGGAAAAGAACGGCCACTCCGTGATAACGGCGACCAACGGTGAAGAGGGTGTAGCAACCGCGAAAGCGGAGCTGCCCGACGTTATTCTGATGGATATTGTTATGCCTGGCCTCAATGGCTTTCAGGCGACGCGCCAGCTCACCAAGGCGGCTGAAACCGGTCATATTCCTGTCATTATCGTTACCACAAAAGATCAGGAAACCGATCGCGTTTGGGGGATGCGCCAAGGAGCGAAAGCGTACCTCACCAAGCCGATCGATGAGAAAGAACTGTTTTCAACGATGGAAAAAGTGGGCGTTTGA